One Rhodoferax sp. GW822-FHT02A01 genomic window, TGTATCATGTGCCCGTTCCAGTAGTTCACCCGTATGCGCATTAAACACATCGAAGTTTTCAACGCGATCATGCTAACTGGCACAGTTAGTGCGGCGGCACGGCTTCTGCATGTCACGCAGTCCGCCGTTACCCAGACACTGCAGCATGCAGAGCTGCAATTGGGATACGCGCTGTTTACACGCCAGTCCAATCGGCTCATTCCTACGCGTGAAGCACAATCCATGTACCCCGAGGTGCAAAGGCTCATGTCGCAGCTGGAGTCGGTGCGGCGCATGAGCAAGGCCCTCGGTAAGGGGGAAGGCAATCATTTGAGAATTTTGATTGTTCCATCTTTGGCGGTACGCGCCCTCCCTGACGCGTTACAGCGATTTCGTGCACGTTACCCGGACATGCAGGTTTCGATCCGTACGATGCATTCAAATGAAATTGCCCAGGCCATCGCCCTCCAGGAAGGGGATGTCGGCGTGGTGTACGGTAGCCTTCCCCACCCTGCCGTGCACGAAGAATCCGTTGCCGTCGGGCGCTTGGTGTGTGTGTCGCGGGTCGGCAGTCCGGGCGCGGACGGACGCAATACCGTGGCGCTGGAGGACGTGCTGCGCGGTCGCTTCATCTGCATCGATGAAAGGGATCCGCTGGGCGCCATGCTGGCTGATCAATGGGCACGTCTGGGGCTGGCACCTCACGCGGACATCACCGTCCAGACCCATCACATTGCAATGGTGTTGGCCGAGGAAGGATTTGGTCCAGCGATCATTGACTCCTTCACAGCCCAGGCGAGTCGGAATGCGCGTCTCCATGTGCGCGATTTGTTACCTGAAGTACCGGTAGAAATTCGGGCACTGTTACCGCTGGGCATACGGTCGCCGCGCCCAGTAACGGACTTCCTGAAAGCCCTGCGTTTCGTGACGACCAAAGACTCGTGAGAGGCCCTGTCCACAGATACGCGTGGGGCCCATGCGGGGTGGCTGCGTTCAGTGCTGCAGGATCTTGGATAGGAAATCCTGGGCGCGTGGAGGGCGTGATCCGGTATCTCCGAAGAAAGAGCGGGTTTGGCAATCCTCCACAATCTTTCCTCCGTCCATGAAGATCACGCGGTGGCTAACCTTCTTGGCAAACCCCATTTCATGCGTAACCACCATCATCGTCATCCCCTCTTTGGCAAGTGAGACCATGACGTCCAAAACCTCTCCCACCATCTCCGGATCCAGTGCCGAAGTGGGCTCGTCAAAAAGCATCACCATCGGGTCCATGCTGAGAGACCTTGCAATGGCCACGCGTTGCTGTTGCCCTCCCGAGAGTTGCCCTGGAAACTTGTCTTTGTGCTGAGACAAGCCGACGCGATCCAGCATCTTCAATCCCCGCGCACGGGCATCTCCCGCGCTGCGGTTGAGAACTTTGACTTGTGCGAGTGTCAGGTTGTCGGTCACCGTCAAGTGGGGAAACAGTTCAAAGTGCTGAAATACCATGCCAACGCGTGAGCGTAGCTTTGGCAGATTGGTGTGGGGTGCTCTCAGGCTGATTCCGTCCACCACAATGTCGCCACTTTGAACGGGCTCCAGTGCATTGACGGTCTTGATCAGCGTGGACTTTCCCGAGCCGGAAGGACCACACACTACAACCACCTCGCCAGCGGCAACCTGTGTAGTGCAGTCGCTCAGTACCTGAAAGCCACCGTACCATTTGGAAACGTTCTGGATTTTGATCATCTTGGGACTCCTCAACGAATGATTTGGATTTTTTTCTGTAATCGACGCACCAGCATCGACAAGCTGAAGCAGATCAGGAAGTAGCTCGCGGCGGCCACCACGTAGGTTTCAACTGGGCGGTTGTAGTTACGCCCAACTATTTCGAATCCCTTCAATAGGTCGTACGCGCCAACGCTATACACCAGCGAGGTGTCTTGAAAAAGCACGATGGTTTGTGTCAACAGGACTGGCAACATGTTGCGAAACGCCTGGGGCAGAACCACCAACTGCATGCACTGTCCATATGTCATACCCATGGCATAGCCCGCATACATTTGTCCCTTGGGAACAGACTGGATGCCAGAGCGCATGATTTCGGCGTAATACGCCGCTTCAAATATTGAGAAGGTGATGATGGCGGACATTTCGGCTCCGATGGGCCGACCCAATAGCAAGGGCATAAGCAGAAAGAACCACAAAATGACCATGACCAGCGGGATGGAGCGCAACGTATTGACATAGGCTGACGCCGCGAGACGCAACCCCTTGGTGTCGGACAACCGCATCAGTGCCAGCGCGGTACCCAGCAGGATGCCGCACACCATGGAGATCAGAGTCAGCTGCAATGAAAAGAACAATCCCTTGGCGATGAAGTTGGAGACGACCGTCCCGTTCAAGAATGAAAAGTCGAAGTTCATAGGGAAGCTCCACGTCGATGTGCCACACTGATCCGGTTCTCCAACACCAGGGCCATGCGATTGATGGCAAACGCGGATATGAAATACAGACCGGTGACGGCAAGGTAGATTTCAATACCACGCGCGGTTTCTTCTTGGGCCTGGATGGCAAACATAGTCAGCTCCGAGATACCTACTGCAAACGCCACCGAAGAGTTCTTGATGATGTTCATCGCTTCGCTGGTCAGTGGTGGAATGACAATGCGTATGGCCGTAGGTAGCAACACGTAACGGTAGGTTTGCACCAACGTTAAGCCCATGGCCAGCCCGGCGTAACGCTGACCGGTAGGAATGGCTTGGATACCCGCCTTGACTTGTTCTGCAACCCGCGCCGATGTAAAAAATCCCAATGCCGTAACCACCAACAGAAAGCCAGGGACCGCCCTCAGACTGGGAAACACGGATGGCACGACGTGGTACCACACAAAAATTTGTACCAAAAGCGGTACGTTGCGGAATAGTTCGGTCCACACATTGCCTACAGTAACCAGGGCGCGTGAGGGCGTGGTGCGCAAAATGCCCACCAAAATCCCGCTGGCCAGCGCCAGCAACAGGGCGAGCAACGCAACGGACAGGGTCCAGGCCCACGCAGACAGAAGCCATCGCAGGTACGTTTGTCCTGAGCCGTTGTCTTGCAGGAATATCTGCCAGTACCACGGCTGCATCATTTACGACCCCCGACATGGTTGGCATATGGAGGAGCCTCCGCAGGGCGGATTTGCATACCCCCCACGACGCGACTTGGAAATTGCTTTCCGCCGAGACGATTACGTTCCTGACGGAACACGGTATCTTGGTGTGGTTTCGGATTCATGAGACGGGTGGGAATGTGGAAAAAGACATGAAGACCCCTGGGTTACAACTTGAATTGACCTACGACCTGCGAGAGCCGGTCGGCCTGATCGCGCATGGCCTGAGCGGCAGCGGCACTTTGCTCCACCAGGGCCGCGTTCTGCTGCGTCATGTGGTCCAGGTGCCGCATGGCGGTTTCCAACCTGGTCGTGCCTAGGGACTGCGCAGTGGCGGCAATGGTGATCTGACCGACGAGATGCGCGACATTGTTGACGGAACCCACCATCTCGTTCATGGTGCGCCCTGCGTTGTGGACCTGATCCGCGCCAGCATTCACGCTGATTACCGACGCTTGGATCAGGCTCTTTATTTCCTTGGCAGCCTCTGCGCAGCGCTGCGCGAGTCCCCGCACCTCGGACGCTACAACGGCAAAGCCGCGTCCGTGCTCGCCCGCTCTGGCTGCCTCGACGGCGGCGTTCAACGCCAGAATGTTGGTCTGAAAGGCAATGCCGTCGATGACGCCAATAATGGCGGAGATTTTCTGGGAACTCTCGTTGATGGCCTGCATGGTTTGCACGACAGATCTCACGACAACACCACCACGTGAGGCCACTTTCGCCGCGTTATCGGCCGAATTATTGGTCTGCACCGCGGCTTCGGCCGATCGGTGGATGACGGTAGAGAGTTGCTCCAGGTCTGTGCTGGCTTGTTGAAGTTGGGTTGCCGTCGTTTCTGTACGTAGGCTCAGGTCGAGATTGCCGGTGGCGATTTCACTGGCCGTGGAAAGGATGGATTCTGAGGCCCATTGAACGGCTTCCATGGAGGCCCTCAACCGCGCAACCATATGACTCAGTGCATTCACCATATGACCTATCTCATCACTTTCCTGGGTACGAATCTGGATGTCTAATTGCCCGTCCGCAACGCGCTGGGTGGTATGGATAACCTGCCCGATCTGGCGAGTAATGCGCTGTTGGGTTACCCAGGAGAACGCGACACAGGCACCTACTGCAAGCAGTCCTAACACGATCAGAAGTGCGGATTGCTTTTGCGCATCTGAAGCGAGTTCCTTGCTTTGCAGATCGGTTTGTCGTTGCACCTGCTCCATGACTTGGTTCAAGGTCTGGTTCAGGGACATGAAATCCTGATCGGCGTTCTTCATAGCCTCGTCATTGGGAGATTCGGTCGATAGTTCGATGGCCCGGTCACCCGAATGTGCATAGGCCTGCACCTGGTGTTCAATGGTCTGGGCAAGCAACGCGTCCACCGCTTGGTCCTTGCCCTCCTTGCCCTCCTTGCCCTCCTTGCCCTCCTTGCCCTCCTTGCCCTCCTTGCCCTCCTTGCCCGTGGCTATACGGTGCAGCAGCGTCTCTCGCTGGGTGCGAATCGCCTGGATTCTTTTGCTGCCCAAAGCATTGATGACCGCCATGGTTCGATACAGGTCTATATGCGCATCATTCAAGGTGGATCGCATCTTCAGGACTTCTGTGTACCGCCCCATCATGGCCACTTCTGAGGTGCGGCTACGTTCACGGAATACGCTGAGTGCCCAGAGCGAGGCACCCAGCAAGACGATCAGCAGCACGGTGCTCAAGGCAGGGGCGATCAGCAGTTTCGTACGCAGACGCATGGTTTCTCCTGGGCCTGACTGTCTTCAGACAGTGGGCACGGCACGCTGCGAAAGCGACCAGGCAACGGTTCGACGAGCCAGAGACGCAGTGGCATCCACTACCGGCGCAGGCGCATTGCTGTCATCAAGCACCAGCGGTATTTCCGTGCAGCCCAGAACCAGTACCTGTGCCCCGCGTCTGAACAGTGCGTTGGCGGCTGTCAGCAAATGCTTGCGGCCCACATCTAGCGCGCCCGATTTCACGGCTTCTATGCCTGGCATCACGGACTCCAACATTTCACCGGCAGTGGGCAGGGCCCACTGCACGCTAGTAGCGCTTGCCAGATACTGAGTCCGGTTCACATAGAGCCCTGAGGCCAGCGTCGCGTCGGTGCACAGAAGTCCTACCGTCACACCTTCTCCCGCTCTGGCCACGGCGTCCTGCAACGCGGCATCCACCAGATGCAGCATGGGCAACCCCACTGCGCTCTGCAGTTCGGAATACCACAGATGTGCGGTATTGCAAGGAACCACAATCAGCCCGGCACCGGCTCGGGACAAACGCAGTCCACTGGCAATCATGGCGCGAAGTGGTGATTGACCATCTCCGCGAAACGCGGCAGTCCTGTCCGGGATTTGGGGAATCGAGCTCACCACCATTGGAATGTGGTCCTGATCCGTGGCGGAAGGTGTTGCTTGGAGCACCTTCTGCATGAAGTCCACGGTCGCCATGGGGCCCATGCCACCGAGTACACCAATCAGGCCGGGAATCAATTCGGAGTCCATGGGTGTTTGCGAAAGAAGGTTGGCGTCCATCGTCAGGCGGCAGGCTTGTCAGACAGGTTCTTCAGGTTTTCCTGCAGTTCCCGGCTCATGGGTGCATTCAGGTTGATCCCCTTGGGGGGAATGGGCGACTGAAACCACTTCTTGTAGAGTTTGGTGAATTCGCCGCTTTTGACGAGGTTCGCAATGGTGGTGTCCACCAGCTTCTTAAAGGCGGGGTCGTCTTTACGCAGCATGATGGCGTAAGGCTCCACCTGCAGCGCATCGCCCACCACTTCAAAATCAGCCGGGTTTGCGGCGCTGGCTTTGAGTCCATATAGCAGGATGTCATCCATGGCGAACGCCTGTGCCCGACCCGTTTGAACCATCAACAAGGATTCGGCGTGATCCTTTGCGGCCAACAGATCAATGCCAAGTTTTTTTTCTTCGTTCAGATTGCGGATGACGCGAAAGTTGGTGGTCCCGGTAGTGGAGACAACAGGCTTCCCTTTCAAGTCATCCAGGGATTTGAAGGGCGCACCAGTCTTGATGATCAGACGCGTGCCAGTGTAGAAGTAGTTGGTGGCAAAGGCGACCTGTTTTTGACGCTCGCTGTTGTTGGTCGTCGATCCGCATTCGATATCAATGGTGCCGTTGGTCAGCAAGGGAATGCGGTTGGCCGGAGTGACCGGTTGCGGGGCCAGCTTCAGATCGCTGCGTTCAGTTACCTTGCGCACTTCCTCCACAATCCTGCCGCAGATTTCCCATCCGAACCCGGTAGGCTGTGCCTTATCGTCCAAATATGCAAAGGGAATGGAAGACTCGCGATATCCCACGGCAATGGTGCCGCTTGCCTTCACCTTGTCCAAGGTGGTGGTGGTTTGTGCGTGCACGCACAGCACGGCCGACATGGACAACGCCGATACGGTTGCGAAAGTGGAAATACGAGAATGCATACGCTGCTCCTTGGGGGTGTGGAAGACGAACAAATGACAATGCAAATGCTATGGATCTTCTGCAGGAGTAGTTATCGCAATTGCGATGAGTCCTATTAGTTCACCTAATGGGCAATGATGGCAATTGCGAACGTTTTAGGCTGTGAACTCGCCGATCTGACACCGGCCAATAGCCATCAACGGCTGCACAAAGGTTGCTAGCAGCCTCAATTTAATAGGTGCGTTTGCAGCCTTCTTCAGCCGCTTCCGTGTTCAACCGGTTGCACTTGTCGATAGTGGCGTCCAGATCGAATCAGACTGGTACAACGGCAGGTCTCCGGATGTAATTTCGTGTATTTCTTTGACCGCAATGGGCACACATCCGCCCCTCCCCGATGACTGCAGTCCGGAACGGTGATTTCAATGTCAGTTTCATGACTGACCGGCCAGGAACCTCAATTTCAGGTGCCGACCAGTTGCCAGTATTCACCAACGTTCGCTCATCAGTCAGTAAATAGAGGTCCAGCTAGGTACTGCTCGTCGGTAACTGGCTCCATCCACTCGACGTTTTTGCCCTCGATGATCTCGGTGATGGCAACATGCGACATGGCCGTGGTCAGTGAAGCACCGTGCCAGTGGCGCTTCTGACAGGGGCACCACACAACATCGCCGGCTCGAATTTCAGTGCGCGGCCCCCCCTCACATTGGGTCCAGCCCAGACCGGACAGGATGACCAGGGATTGCCCTGCCGGGTGGGTATGCCAATGGGTGCGCGCGCCGGGCTCGAAGGTGACGATGGCTCCGCCTGCGCGCCCAATTCCTTCGGCTTGAAATAGGCTGTCAATTCGGACTGAGCCCGTGAAATACGATTCAGGTCCTTTGACGGATGGCTTGCTGCCATTACGGCTAATTTTCATATTCATTTTGGTAGTCCTTCATGTGGCGTGGGTAGGTTGGAAGTTTCTGCGCTGACTTGCGCAAGTGAAAAAAATTTGCCAAATCAGAGACCGGTCATCTTCAACACCGCTTCTGGCAGGCGTGCGCCCTCCAGTGCCATGTTGGAAAGGGCCACATCGATTTCCTTCAGGTCAGAGGCCGTCAGCTCAATGGAGACCGCCTCCAGGTTTTCCTGCAAGCGATGCAAATTGGTGGTTCCCGGGATGGGAACAATCCACGGCTTTTGTGCCAACAGCCAAGCCAATGCAATCTGTGCCGGTGTCGCGCCTTTGCGTGCCGCCACTGCACGCACCATTTCGACCAGCGCCATGTTGGCCTTCAAGGCATCCGGTGCAAAGCGCGGCACATGTGTCCTGAAATCTGTGCTGTCAAAGGAGGTTGCTGCATCAATCTTGCCCGTCAGGAACCCAGCACCCAGCGGACTGAACGGTACGAAGCCGATGCCCAGTTCTTCCAACGTGGGAAGAATCTGCGCCTCCGGTCCACGCCACCAAAGCGAATATTCACTCTGAACTGCGGCAACCGGCTGAACTGCATGGGCACGGCGAATGGTTTGCGCCGATGCTTCCGAGAGACCAAAGTGTTTCACCTTGCCTGCCTGAATCAACTCCTTCACCGCGCCGGCGACCTCTTCAATCGGCACGGCCGGGTCGACCCGGTGTTGATAGAAGAGATCAATGGACTCGATGCCCAGACGGCTGAGCGAGGCTTCGGCAACGGCCTTGATATGTTCGGGCCGGCTGTTCACACCGCCTCTGCGCTCGCCCGTCTCCATATCGATGGCAAAGCCGAACTTGGTGGCAATGACCACCTCATCACGAACGGGTGCCAGGGCTTCACCCAACAGACGTTCATTTGTGAACGGCCCATAGGCTTCAGCAGTGTCAAAGAAGTTCACGCCCGCATCAAAGGCGGTGCGGATCAATTCAATGGCCGCCGTCTTTTCCGTTGCCGGACCATACACGCCACCAAGCCCCATGCAGCCTAAGCCCAAGGCTGAGACCTCGAGCCCGGATGTACCCAATTTTCTCTTCAACATAATGTGACTCCTTAATTTGCCGATCCCGCCACCGACAGGACTTCCCGTCGTGGCCGGACAATGAACATCAGTACCAGGGCCAATGCAGCACCCAACATCACGGCGCTGGCCGTGAGGGCGTGTGAAATGTGCTGTGCCAGTGCTGCCATAGCACCCGGAGTGATAGCGCCCCCGAACGCAAATACCACGACCAGGATGCTCAGGCCCAGCGAGTTGCCTAACTGGTGCGCCACGTTGACAACACCGGAGGCTGCACCCGCATCTTCGCTGGCAACACCCTGCACGGCAGAAACGGTGAGCGGCGCCAGCACAAAGCCCTGCCCAACACCCAGCAAGAGCATGGGCAAGGCGATGTCGGGGAAATAGGCGGAAAGATTCGTCAATCCGGCAAGCCAGGCCATGCCTCCGATGCAGAGCAGCAGGCCAAACGCAAGCAACCTTGCATTGCCAAACCTTCGACTGAGGCGTGGTACCCAGATGGCCGCCAAAAAGTTCGGGATCGTGGTTGGCAGAAACGCAAGGCCTGCGTGCAACGGCTTGTACAGCATGACTTCCTGCAAAAACTGCGTGGTGAAGAACCAGAACCCAACCATGCCGCCCAGAAACAGCAAGCGCGCTGCGTAAGCTGCGTTACGCTCCCGGTTGGTGAACAGATGCAGTGGAAGAATCGGTTGCAGCGCACGCGACTCATGAATCAGGAAGTGCACCAACAGTGCCAGACCGACTGCTGCAGATACCCACGTAGCAGGTGCAGTCCAGCCAAATTCTGCCGATCGCACGATGCCAAACACGAGTGCCCCCATTCCCAAGGTGGAGCTCATGGCCGCAGCAATATCCAGCTTGCCCGATTTCAAGGGCGTCTCTACCAGGTACCGCTTGGCGCCCACAATTAACGCAATGCCAATGGGCAAATTGATGAAGAAACCCACGCGCCAGGAAATCATTTCAGCCACCAGGCCACCTAGCACCAGGCCAAGGCTCGCTCCCACGCCAGCGGCCGCGGCGTACATCGACATGGCGCGGGTGCGAGAGGGGCCTTCAGCAAAGTGAACCGACAGCAATGCCAGGGTAGAAGGCGCAAGAATTGCAGCACCCACACCTTGTATTGCGCGACCTAGCAACAGCCAAGTGGGTGACTGAGCCAGACCGATTCCCATCGACGCTGCCGTGAAAATCGCCAAACCGGCAATGAACATGCGCCTGCGCCCCAAGATGTCCCCGGCGCGTGCGCCCAGCAAGAGAAAGCCACCAAAGGTAAGCGTATAGGCGTTTTGTACCCATGACAGCTCGGCGTGGGAGAAACCCAGTTCTGCGTGGATGTTGGGCAACCCAGTCAGCACGATGGAAATGTCCACCACCAGCATCAAATAGCTTGTAACGATGATGGCGAGAATCGCGGCCTGCTGTGTACCGTTTTTGTTTTTCATACGCTACTGACTCCTAAACTGCGACGCACTTCGAGCGCAGGCGACAAAGAGAGCTTCACAATCAAATCCGAAAGACTGTTCAGAGAAACGTCATGTCCTTTGAATGGTTCACCTTTTTGCGTGAGCTGGTAATCCGCCGCCGCATCGTGGGTAAACCAGCCGGGGCGCAGAATGGTGTAGTCCAAATCGGAGGCTTCGATCAAGGCCGCTGCATCGCGGTATGGATCCAACACGCTTCGGTAGCGTTCACCCGGCACCTCGCCATAAATACCCATTGAGCTGATGAAGATCAGGCGTTTGAGACCCACCACTCCCATCGCCGTAATGATGGTGCGCGCCAGCGTCGTCATGTCACCGGCGAGGTTGACGTAAACCACGTCCTGTCCGCGCATGGCAGCTTCGAGCGCGCTGCGATCCAGCACGTCGCCTTCAATGACCCTGACGCGCTTCGGGTCCGGGTTGGTGATTCGTTTGGCGCGGCGCAAGTAAAGGGTGAGCTCCACTGATTCCCGCTGCAAAAAGACGGGAATGGTGTGGCGCGCCAACTGGCCGTTGGCGCCGAGGATCAGGATGCGGGTCACGATGATTTGTCCCTGTCAATTCAATCGGGTGATTGCGTTGCAATCACAGGGCGCGTTTCAAAATTTCGGTCAGCACTTCGGGCGTGTAGGTCTCGGCCAGGCCGAACCACTGCGCATTGCCGCGCAGGTTGTCGAGGATGGCCGGCAAATCTGCTTCGGTGATGCGCAGTTGGGACAGTCGCGTGGGCGTGCCGATCTTGTCGAACCACTTCTCCAGCGCGGCGATGCCCTGCTCTGCCGTTGCAAGTCCGAAGATTTGCTGTGCAAAGCGGTCGAACTGTGCCGCGTTGCGTCCGTGGTACCACTTCATCCAGGCCGGCATCACTACAGAAAGACCAGCACCATGCGGGACGTTGAACAGTGCGGAAAGCGAGTGTTCAATCATGTGGTTGGGGTAGCTAAAGCCTGCCGTTCCGGCATAGGTAATGCCGTTAAGCGCCAACGTCGCGGCCCAGGCGAACTCAGCGCGGGCGTCGTAGTCGGCTGGATTTGCCAACAGCGCATTCGTTGTCTCCATCACCGTAGTAATGACGGACTCGATCAGACGGGACTGGATCTTCGGCTGCACCGTGGCGGTGAAGTAGCCCTCGATCGAATGGGCGATGATATCTGCGGCGGAATACACGAGGTAGTCCCGCGAAACGGTCTGCATCAGTGCCGGATTGACGATCGAGACCTTGGGGAAGGTATGCACCGAGTTGATCGCAAACTTTTCTTTGGTCGCTTCGTTTGTGACGACTGCGCCCGAATTCATCTCGCTGCCTGTGGCTGCCAGTGTGAGAATCGCAAAGACGGGCAATGCAGTTTCGATCTGACCCTTTCCGATAAACAAGTCCCACACCTCGCCCTGATATAGGGTGCCAGCGGCAATGGCTTTGGAGCTGTCGAGCACAGAGCCTCCGCCCACACTCAACACGGCTTCCACTTTTTGTTCGCGCGCCAGGAGGATCGCCTCGCGCACCTTGGAGATCACCGGATTGCTGACAATTCCGCCGCATTCGACGAAGGCGATGCCTTCTTTGTTGAGGCTCTTCGCGATGCTGGCGAACAGCCCGTCGTTCTTGATGCGCTCGCTGCCGTACGTCAGCAGCACTTTCTTGATGCCATGCGCAGAGAGGATTGCGCCAATCAGTTGTTCCTTGCCCTTGCCGAATTCGACCTTGGTTGGGTTGTAAAAGCTGAAGTTGTCCATTGGATTGTCCTTTGTTGGGTGGGATGCAAACGGGCTGTTTGCCAATGGGGTGAACTGTAGGCAGCTGATAAACATCTGACTAGATGTCAAAATGCGGATTAACTTACAACCAGATGATGAAAATCAGGGGAATAACGCATGATCAACGAGTTGCGCTCCATCACCACTTTCGTCCGCACCGCCGAACTGGGAAGCCTCAGCAAGGCTGCAGAAGTTCAGCAGATTTCGCCGCAAGCGGCGAGCAAGGCGCTTGGCCAACTGGAGACCCATCTGGGCGTGCGCTTGTTCCACAGAACCACGCGCAGCATGTCGTTGACCGAGGAAGGGCAACGGTTTCTGGAGGCTGCGCAGCCTTCCCTGATGGGGCTACAGCAAGCACTGTTGGGCGTGCGTCAGACACGCGAAGACATATCCGGTCCGCTGCGCATCGTTGGACCGCGTACGGTAGTCCAACCCATACTGGGCCCTGTACTCGATGAATACAGTCGTCTGTATCCCGATGTTCAGCCGGACGTACAGCTAGATGATCG contains:
- a CDS encoding LysR family transcriptional regulator — its product is MRIKHIEVFNAIMLTGTVSAAARLLHVTQSAVTQTLQHAELQLGYALFTRQSNRLIPTREAQSMYPEVQRLMSQLESVRRMSKALGKGEGNHLRILIVPSLAVRALPDALQRFRARYPDMQVSIRTMHSNEIAQAIALQEGDVGVVYGSLPHPAVHEESVAVGRLVCVSRVGSPGADGRNTVALEDVLRGRFICIDERDPLGAMLADQWARLGLAPHADITVQTHHIAMVLAEEGFGPAIIDSFTAQASRNARLHVRDLLPEVPVEIRALLPLGIRSPRPVTDFLKALRFVTTKDS
- a CDS encoding amino acid ABC transporter ATP-binding protein — its product is MIKIQNVSKWYGGFQVLSDCTTQVAAGEVVVVCGPSGSGKSTLIKTVNALEPVQSGDIVVDGISLRAPHTNLPKLRSRVGMVFQHFELFPHLTVTDNLTLAQVKVLNRSAGDARARGLKMLDRVGLSQHKDKFPGQLSGGQQQRVAIARSLSMDPMVMLFDEPTSALDPEMVGEVLDVMVSLAKEGMTMMVVTHEMGFAKKVSHRVIFMDGGKIVEDCQTRSFFGDTGSRPPRAQDFLSKILQH
- a CDS encoding amino acid ABC transporter permease; translation: MNFDFSFLNGTVVSNFIAKGLFFSLQLTLISMVCGILLGTALALMRLSDTKGLRLAASAYVNTLRSIPLVMVILWFFLLMPLLLGRPIGAEMSAIITFSIFEAAYYAEIMRSGIQSVPKGQMYAGYAMGMTYGQCMQLVVLPQAFRNMLPVLLTQTIVLFQDTSLVYSVGAYDLLKGFEIVGRNYNRPVETYVVAAASYFLICFSLSMLVRRLQKKIQIIR
- a CDS encoding amino acid ABC transporter permease, with translation MMQPWYWQIFLQDNGSGQTYLRWLLSAWAWTLSVALLALLLALASGILVGILRTTPSRALVTVGNVWTELFRNVPLLVQIFVWYHVVPSVFPSLRAVPGFLLVVTALGFFTSARVAEQVKAGIQAIPTGQRYAGLAMGLTLVQTYRYVLLPTAIRIVIPPLTSEAMNIIKNSSVAFAVGISELTMFAIQAQEETARGIEIYLAVTGLYFISAFAINRMALVLENRISVAHRRGASL
- a CDS encoding methyl-accepting chemotaxis protein, coding for MRLRTKLLIAPALSTVLLIVLLGASLWALSVFRERSRTSEVAMMGRYTEVLKMRSTLNDAHIDLYRTMAVINALGSKRIQAIRTQRETLLHRIATGKEGKEGKEGKEGKEGKEGKEGKDQAVDALLAQTIEHQVQAYAHSGDRAIELSTESPNDEAMKNADQDFMSLNQTLNQVMEQVQRQTDLQSKELASDAQKQSALLIVLGLLAVGACVAFSWVTQQRITRQIGQVIHTTQRVADGQLDIQIRTQESDEIGHMVNALSHMVARLRASMEAVQWASESILSTASEIATGNLDLSLRTETTATQLQQASTDLEQLSTVIHRSAEAAVQTNNSADNAAKVASRGGVVVRSVVQTMQAINESSQKISAIIGVIDGIAFQTNILALNAAVEAARAGEHGRGFAVVASEVRGLAQRCAEAAKEIKSLIQASVISVNAGADQVHNAGRTMNEMVGSVNNVAHLVGQITIAATAQSLGTTRLETAMRHLDHMTQQNAALVEQSAAAAQAMRDQADRLSQVVGQFKL
- a CDS encoding amino acid racemase, translated to MDSELIPGLIGVLGGMGPMATVDFMQKVLQATPSATDQDHIPMVVSSIPQIPDRTAAFRGDGQSPLRAMIASGLRLSRAGAGLIVVPCNTAHLWYSELQSAVGLPMLHLVDAALQDAVARAGEGVTVGLLCTDATLASGLYVNRTQYLASATSVQWALPTAGEMLESVMPGIEAVKSGALDVGRKHLLTAANALFRRGAQVLVLGCTEIPLVLDDSNAPAPVVDATASLARRTVAWSLSQRAVPTV
- a CDS encoding amino acid ABC transporter substrate-binding protein — protein: MHSRISTFATVSALSMSAVLCVHAQTTTTLDKVKASGTIAVGYRESSIPFAYLDDKAQPTGFGWEICGRIVEEVRKVTERSDLKLAPQPVTPANRIPLLTNGTIDIECGSTTNNSERQKQVAFATNYFYTGTRLIIKTGAPFKSLDDLKGKPVVSTTGTTNFRVIRNLNEEKKLGIDLLAAKDHAESLLMVQTGRAQAFAMDDILLYGLKASAANPADFEVVGDALQVEPYAIMLRKDDPAFKKLVDTTIANLVKSGEFTKLYKKWFQSPIPPKGINLNAPMSRELQENLKNLSDKPAA
- a CDS encoding cupin domain-containing protein — translated: MKISRNGSKPSVKGPESYFTGSVRIDSLFQAEGIGRAGGAIVTFEPGARTHWHTHPAGQSLVILSGLGWTQCEGGPRTEIRAGDVVWCPCQKRHWHGASLTTAMSHVAITEIIEGKNVEWMEPVTDEQYLAGPLFTD
- a CDS encoding aldo/keto reductase, with translation MLKRKLGTSGLEVSALGLGCMGLGGVYGPATEKTAAIELIRTAFDAGVNFFDTAEAYGPFTNERLLGEALAPVRDEVVIATKFGFAIDMETGERRGGVNSRPEHIKAVAEASLSRLGIESIDLFYQHRVDPAVPIEEVAGAVKELIQAGKVKHFGLSEASAQTIRRAHAVQPVAAVQSEYSLWWRGPEAQILPTLEELGIGFVPFSPLGAGFLTGKIDAATSFDSTDFRTHVPRFAPDALKANMALVEMVRAVAARKGATPAQIALAWLLAQKPWIVPIPGTTNLHRLQENLEAVSIELTASDLKEIDVALSNMALEGARLPEAVLKMTGL
- a CDS encoding MFS transporter; this encodes MKNKNGTQQAAILAIIVTSYLMLVVDISIVLTGLPNIHAELGFSHAELSWVQNAYTLTFGGFLLLGARAGDILGRRRMFIAGLAIFTAASMGIGLAQSPTWLLLGRAIQGVGAAILAPSTLALLSVHFAEGPSRTRAMSMYAAAAGVGASLGLVLGGLVAEMISWRVGFFINLPIGIALIVGAKRYLVETPLKSGKLDIAAAMSSTLGMGALVFGIVRSAEFGWTAPATWVSAAVGLALLVHFLIHESRALQPILPLHLFTNRERNAAYAARLLFLGGMVGFWFFTTQFLQEVMLYKPLHAGLAFLPTTIPNFLAAIWVPRLSRRFGNARLLAFGLLLCIGGMAWLAGLTNLSAYFPDIALPMLLLGVGQGFVLAPLTVSAVQGVASEDAGAASGVVNVAHQLGNSLGLSILVVVFAFGGAITPGAMAALAQHISHALTASAVMLGAALALVLMFIVRPRREVLSVAGSAN
- a CDS encoding NAD(P)H-binding protein, producing MTRILILGANGQLARHTIPVFLQRESVELTLYLRRAKRITNPDPKRVRVIEGDVLDRSALEAAMRGQDVVYVNLAGDMTTLARTIITAMGVVGLKRLIFISSMGIYGEVPGERYRSVLDPYRDAAALIEASDLDYTILRPGWFTHDAAADYQLTQKGEPFKGHDVSLNSLSDLIVKLSLSPALEVRRSLGVSSV